A stretch of DNA from Mesorhizobium onobrychidis:
GGCGATCCTGTTCGCGGTACAGCGGTTCGGCACCGGCGGCGTGGGATTGGTGTTCGGGCCTGTTACGGCGCTGTGGTTCCTGGCCATCGGCCTTTCCGGCCTCAACCACATCATGGACGACCCGGAAATCCTGCTGGCAATCAGCCCGCATTATATCGTGTCGTTCCTGGTCAACTCGCCCGATGTCGCCTTCGTCACGGTTGGTGCGGTCTTTCTCGCCGTCACCGGCGCCGAGGCGCTCTATGCCGATCTCGGCCATTTCGGGCGCAAGCCGATCGTGCTCGCCTGGCTGGCGATCGTGTTCCCTTGCCTGTTGCTCAACTATGTCGGGCAAGGCGCCTTCGTGCTGGCAAATGGCGGCGTTGTCGGTCATCCGTTCTTCGAGATGAACCAGGGCTGGACGCTCATTCCCATGGTGGTGCTGGCAACCGCCGCAACCGTGATCGCCAGCCAGGCGGTGATTTCCGGCGCCTTCTCGCTGACCAGGCAAGCGGTGCAGCTCAACATGCTGCCGCGTTTCGTGATCCTGCATACGTCGGAAAAACAGTCGGGCCAGATCTACCTGCCGCGCGTCAACCTGTTGCTGGCGCTGGTGGTGATGCTGCTGGTGGTCGGCTTCGGCGAATCCAGCAGACTGGCCTCGGCTTACGGTATTTCGGTGACCGGCAACATGCTGGTGACGAACATACTGCTTTTTGTCGTCATGACGCGTATCTGGAAGTGGCCGCTCGGCGTCGCGGTTGCCTTGATGGCGGTGTTCGTCTTCATCGATACCGGCTTCTTTGCAGCCAGCATCGTCAAGGTGTTCGACGGCGGCTGGGCCTCGCTTGCCATTGCCGCAGTTATCGTGATGACCATGTGGACTTGGATAAGAGGCACCAGGTACCTGTTCGAAAAAACCCGCAGGAACGAGATTCCGCTCGATTTCCTTGCCGGCAACCTGGCGAAAAAGAAGCCGCAGTTGGTGTCCGGAACGGCAGTGTTCCTGACCAGCGATCCGATCAGCGCGCCGACCGCGCTCATGCACAGCCTGAAGCACTACAAGGTGTTGCACGAGCAGAACGTCATCCTGTCGGTGGTGACGGCGCCGCAGCCGGTGGTGCCCGACAGCGAACGGGTCAAGATGGAGACGGTCAACGAGCTGTTCATGCGAGTGACACTGACCTTCGGCTACATGGAGCAGCCGAACATCCCTCGCGCGCTGGCGATCTGCCGCAAACAGGGCTGGAAGTTCGACATTATGACGACGTCGTTCTTCCTGTCGCGACGTTCGCTCAAGGCCTCGCCCAATTCCGGCATGCCTCTGTGGCAGGA
This window harbors:
- a CDS encoding potassium transporter Kup; translated protein: MGNGGDATAQPAAHDVHSQQSLRILILGALGVVYGDIGTSPIYAFREALRASAGGNVADRGDILGVLSLIIWSLTITVTIKYIMFVLRADNRGEGGVLSLMALARGSFPKRSAVILGIGIVGASLFFGDAVITPAISVLSAVEGMNVVTPTFQPYVVPLTLVILAILFAVQRFGTGGVGLVFGPVTALWFLAIGLSGLNHIMDDPEILLAISPHYIVSFLVNSPDVAFVTVGAVFLAVTGAEALYADLGHFGRKPIVLAWLAIVFPCLLLNYVGQGAFVLANGGVVGHPFFEMNQGWTLIPMVVLATAATVIASQAVISGAFSLTRQAVQLNMLPRFVILHTSEKQSGQIYLPRVNLLLALVVMLLVVGFGESSRLASAYGISVTGNMLVTNILLFVVMTRIWKWPLGVAVALMAVFVFIDTGFFAASIVKVFDGGWASLAIAAVIVMTMWTWIRGTRYLFEKTRRNEIPLDFLAGNLAKKKPQLVSGTAVFLTSDPISAPTALMHSLKHYKVLHEQNVILSVVTAPQPVVPDSERVKMETVNELFMRVTLTFGYMEQPNIPRALAICRKQGWKFDIMTTSFFLSRRSLKASPNSGMPLWQDRLFIGLARTAADATEYFQIPTGRVVEIGTQVAI